AGTCATCAGCTGATCGAGaatatgaaatgtttcaatgcttGCAGTGCGAGAGAGAGAAACCGTTAGGAGAGAAAATCGACCAATCAGCGCTCTCGTCGTCAGCTGTCAGATAGGTGCTGGCAAAACATCCTATCcgacaatgtaaacaatatttgGCAGAGTCGCATAGGACTTTTCAAGTTTTGCCAATTTGCAGTTGTTTctatttgcttttttgttttaaaagtgctTTAATCTTATTATAAGCTGAATACTTGTGTCCAGGTAAGTTTTTCCTAGAAAATAATGCGATGACTGCGTTTTGGCAGctgataattaaatttaaaaaaagtgttttttgcgtttaatttcatatttcattCCAGATGTGTGGCGCCCGGGATTGGACGGCAACGTGCGACAGGACGCCGTCGGGACGAGGATTCGCCGAAGGCCATCCTGAACCGGCTGACCGGTCACGTCCCGTGCGCGGCCAACGGGTACGCCTCGCTGGCCAGCGTCGACTCCATGAAGGACTTTGTGGCCCAGCTGGCGCGACTGTCGCCCTCGCGAAGCTACATCGTCGTGCTGGAGAACGTCGACCGGGTGCGCGACATGGACCACTACGTGCTGCCAATGTTGCTGCGACTGCCGAAGGTGACCGGGCTGAACGTGTGCGTGCCAGTGCGTGCTGCTCGTGTCGGATTTGCCGTTTGAAAAGTACTTAGTCAGGACGGGGCTCGCGCCGGTAGTGAAGCTGTTTGTGGCCGAGTACAGCAAGAAGGACATTTTGGTGATTATGATGAACGATTTCGAGGCGGTGCGGGAGCAATTAAGGATTGAGTTGGAGTAAGGGTTATTTTGGATGTTTTACGGCGATTTGTGATACTGATTGGTTGTACTTTTTAGGTCTTACAAGCATGCCAACTTGTCGGAGGAGGAAATTGATAAGCATCTGAAGATTGTGGAGATGCTGACGCCCGATTTCTACGAAAACTACCTCAACATCTTCCTGAACGTGTTCTTCAAGGTGTGTCGCGACTTGAAGGAGCTGCAGCTGGTTGCGCTCGAGTGCTTCCACAAGTACTGCGAACCGGTGCTGGACGGGACGACTGCCGCGGACGACGTGACCCGGCTTTGGCGGAATATTTCTAAAACCATGAAACTTGCCCTCGGGACAATCTACATGCGCATGGAGAACGTCAACCAGGAGTTGCTACGTCCCATCACCGTAGACGACCAGACTTCTTCGGAATCCGTCGAGCAGATGCATACGATGAAGCGGCTGGTGCAAACCCTGGAACTGCCCTTCTACGCCAAGTTCCTGCTGATTGCGGCGTACCTCGCGAGTCACAACGCCGCCAAGGAGGACAAACGACTGTCTATGAATATCACGGCAAGCAAAAGAAGCGCCTCCAGTCGGTCAACGCAAAGGCCGAGGTGTCGGAGAAGATGGCCACCCAGCTGGGACCGAAGGCGTTCACCATCGACCGGCTGTTGGCCATTTTTACGCCATTCTGGACGAGAAGGTCGGCCTGACGTGCAACTTGTTGGCGCAAATCTCAACGCTGATTCATCTCAAGTTCCTTAACTTTGCCTCCAGCGAGGGAACCATCATGGACGGCAGCGCGCGACTTCAGTGCACCGTAGGAATGGACTTTATCGTGCACATCGGCAAGATGGTCGGCTTCAACGTGAGACAATACCTGTGCGATTTCTTCTAAGCTTGCGCTTGCGTGTGTTTGTATTTATTAAACTAAACTTgttactattttcaataaatattctgGTAAATCCGAGATGTGAATCGTTTCGCTGAGGGTGGTGACGCGGTACCGCACCTGAAAGAGGCCATTCTGGAGACACTGGTCGCGCAGCAGCAGGCAGTACGGGACGGCAATCGAGTCGAGATGGTGCAGCTGTTTGGCCAGGGAACGACTGCCGTTACGCTCGGAGCAGTCGAGCACGCTAAGGTTCGCTTTGCGCAGCACGTTGCACAGGTGTTTGGCCAGGTCGCGCAACTCCGGCATCAGGGCGGGGTCTGGAAAGCGAGAAAGACAGTTACAACTCAAATCAGAAACAAGAACGCAGTACTTACCGTCGGAAAGACACACGATGCCACACTTGAACGGCGCCAGCTTGCGGTTAATCCTCATGCTTGCATCGCCGCCACTTTCAAACGCATCCAGCACGATCTGCAGCGTGGCCACTTCGACGCACTGACGCAGCCGCAGCATACGAGGGCGGCGGCGTCCGCCGGAAAGAGTTCCAGCTGTTCCAGCGTGAGTTCCTCTCCGCCAAGGCGACTCTTGATGGCGACGGATTGAACGCGCGTGTCCGCGTCCTGGCGGGGGTCCGAAATGAAGAACCGACCCGGAACGCACGCGTATCGCATCCACCAAATCTTGCGCTGACGTTGGACCTTGTACATGAACTTGCTGGAGGTCGACGGGTTGATCAGGTATCGGCAGGAGAGCGTGTGACCGTGGTCCAGATTGAGGGTCAAGGAATCATTCAAGGGAACCTTCCCGTTCGCAAATCGCTCCTCTATTGTAACTCCAAACGGTACATTCGGATCAAAGGTTTCCTTTACAAAGCTCAGGTTCTCCCGCATCGGAATCCCAGAACTTCCTTCGTACACCGCTGTTCCAGCTTCCCCTCGTCTAAACTCATCTCTCAGATTATTGCGCAACATTCGTCCAATCGGGCTCAGCTTAAAACCGTCCACAACATTATCCCCCAAACCTAACGCTACAAATTTATTATCCCTACAAGCTTCCAGCAGCTGCCGGAAGCCCACAATCCCCTTCCCACCAACCATCCCCCGCTCACTTCCTCGGTTCCTGCTCGAGCGGAATATTTCCCGGTGGCGCCACAAAGTTCTCCTCCTCGGTAACGCATGCGTTCCTCAGCACATCCTGCTGGATTTTCCCGTCGGAcacgcggtcctcgcgcagcgTCAACCGCTCCCGCTCCAGTACCGTGTTCAGCGGTTCTACGCCGTCGGTGTCCACGGACAGAATCTGCGACGCAAACTCGATCGCGTCCTCGAGCGTCCGGTGGGCCTCGGCGCTGTCCAGATCCACCAGGCTTAACCGCTCCAGCAGTTGCACCGTTTGGGCGTCCACCGGGATGCGGGTTGGTGTCGACTGGCCGTCAATCGGAGATTTGTTTGGACGCTGGGGAACCTTGCTCGGATGTTTAAGCTCGTGGAAATTGATCTTTTGCCGGGTGCTCTTGTCCTGCGTCCCGGATAAATCGGCCGGCTTCGTTGAGGCAATGGTCCTCACCAGCGAGTGGAGGGTGCGTCCCGGGGGTGGTCGTAGATGGAACGGAATTCCAATCATGTCACACGAGGGGCCGAACTACGAAGGAACACGGGATTGATAAGCTGAATGTGGGTTTGTTTGCGAGAGGAGATTCAGCAGTCGTCATCGtctgtaataaaaattaaacgcgAAGAAACGAACAAATTACGAGCTGTCACCGTACTgtaaactcgaaaaaaaacttacctgAACACAAGTGTTTCAGATTGACAAgaataaaaacacttaaaaacgcgaaaaaagcaaaaaaccaaccgaaaattgtcaaaacatcACAAGTTCTATGCGTACTctgcaaaatattatttacatTGTCGGATAggtcgattttccagcaccTATCTGACAGATGCCGACGGAAGCGCTGATTGGTCAACATATTCTCATAACGGTTTCTCTCTCCCGCTCTGGaagcattgaaacatttcatactCTCGATCAGCTGATGACAACACGTTGCGCGAGGGTGGGGTAAacataattataataaaaaagttgttttattttaatcaggatttgaatttaatttggaaAAGTCTTATGTGCAATGTTACACGAATTAGGTCCAATGTGCTAAGTCCTATGTGTAAAATTTGTCCTATGAATCGTGTCCTATGTGCACTCACAGGTCGTATGAAACAAATTGCTTTAGAAATCAGTTTAAACTAGACTTTTGATAATTCCCGTAAAGTGCACATAAAAAGCATCGATTTAGGTCCATTTTGGCGtttttagaattcaaaaatactcaaacgtGTTTAAATAGGATTTAAAAATCTCACACAAAACTTCAACATGAAATTTCTCAGAATGAGGATTTtgcacataggaccttttgaaaatttactctagatatTACATCCGGttggaattgttttgaaaaagcagtTTTTACAAAAAGCTGCAAAATAGTGGATTTTAAGTACGAGAGGTAGATGAAATACTACGACTGCTGAATATTCAACGTTTCACTCGAAAATCATATTCAAACTCAGGGTTGCCAgggtaaaattgaaaaaagaaatctgGCCAGGTAAcgataaaaatttggaaaaatcagtctgacaaaattctgaaaataatgAATGGCAGAATTCGAATCAATTTAAAAGTCTGAAGATTTCAAATCGCACAATCGATTTTTTGGTCTCTGAATCAGTCAAAATCTGGCACAGAAAATGATTAATAtatattctggctgacacttctAATATCCGGCATTCCCAAATTTATCTggaaacctggcaaccctgttctAAAGTGTTTTTAATGTGTAATTGCAAAAAAGTGGTTTGAATAAATTGGGTTTCCTGCACCCGTCCCAATTAAAATCTACGACTCGAACTCAAAGGATAGGCACTAAATTTCATACTTCGTTCAAGAGTGTTGATTTTCACAGGTTCATATtcaattaatatgaaaaaatattgaattttttcatacatccgCATAAGTTTAAATTTCCAACAGACTATCCAACGTTATTGATAAACAATCGATTgggtttttaaacttttcaatttatattGCATCTTTGGCGCTCGATCCAAAGGTAAATTCCATCACTCTTTTCTCGCAATCATCTTTCgcgcgcaaaattaattaacctTGTGCGAATAAACTCGTAATAACACACTAACGAACGCTAATTAAATCACAACCAGAGAGGTAGACTCAGAAAAAGATGGAATACAGTTCCTCACAGCTCGGTGAGTCAACTTCTTCTGCCTGCAAATTCCAGCCCAGGGTTTCCACGTGGTGTGCCAAATTACGTCCGGTCCGGTGCTTCCGGAAACGAGGTAATTATTTGCCCGACACTAATTTAAAGTGAGAGAAAAAAACCCAAACACTTTTCCTGGCCACTCACATCGACAATCGCAATGCTGCTGGTACGACGCGTTTTTGCAGTCATTTTGGACGAGTTTATTTGCAAGGATCACAAGGAAAGGACTTTCCACCGACAACCCGACGACGGAACTCACGCGAGAGAAGTGTGTCTTCCGAGGACCGACCTAGATCTTAGACTGACCACAACTGGCCGCGGATTTCCGATCGAGACCTGATCGGGTTCTGCCAGGCAGACCAAACCAAACCAGACAGGACCGCCCCGTGGCGAGGGGAAACATTCCGCGTACAATTATATTACCAGTGGCTGGGCCATAGACAACTCACACACAGACACCTGAAACCACCACAGGCATAAAAGTGTCTGAATCGAAGAGTGTGGAAATCGAATCAAAAGAGTTGTTTTCTTTCGATTTTCCCCGTGTATTGGCACGAGGAACGAGGAAGTGGCCAATACACATAATTTGGCGCGACCAGCAGCAAAGTGACACCACACCGATCGTTGCAATCGTTGAATTGGTGTGAGGGTACAATTATTAGAAATTTGAATATGCTAATAATATTCGAACAGAGCATCAAGTGGAAATCGCGTGTGACGAGAATGGAATGTTCGATGTTGATTTGGGGGACActgaagtttggatgatttttgacAGCGCTGAATTTCAGGTTAAATTTGAGCCAATATTATTGGTCTAAACTCAAATTGATTCAGTTTATTCAGAAGTAATTATTCATGATTCATTAATCGACTTTGTACTGTGGTGTTAAGTATTTatcatagaatttttttttgacgaaaaaaaaactgtaaacttaataaaaaattctcagaaaatccgaaaaaaatcgTTTGGCTCTTCTAGAGATGTATTTTGGATCTCACAAATGCAAAATGTAACGAAAATATTGATCTTTGAAAATCACCtataattaaacatttttttttgaatttcaatagATAGGATgagaataatttttgaaaactgaatactcaaaaaaaaaaaaccacgcaaatgcggatgcatattacctctttttatgttttttttattttaaattactgtgtacaaattaaaaaattatgtgattttttttgttaaattactcaattttttatttttaaacaattaaaaaaatccacccTTCAACAATtagattttttactgtgtacacatGCTTTGCTATACAGAATAAATAAAAGCAGTTtaggtttaaaatttgatacaAAATAAGGAatatttccaaagtttttttttaaaggtgagccataaatattttcttcaatttctgaACTAtcctatttatttaaaataaggcTGTCGCCAAAAtgatttgaagtttatgtctctcAAATT
The sequence above is a segment of the Culex pipiens pallens isolate TS unplaced genomic scaffold, TS_CPP_V2 Cpp_Un0001, whole genome shotgun sequence genome. Coding sequences within it:
- the LOC128093685 gene encoding glutamyl-tRNA(Gln) amidotransferase subunit C-3, mitochondrial-like yields the protein MIGIPFHLRPPPGRTLHSLVRTIASTKPADLSGTQDKSTRQKINFHELKHPSKVPQRPNKSPIDGQSTPTRIPVDAQTVQLLERLSLVDLDSAEAHRTLEDAIEFASQILSVDTDGVEPLNTVLERERLTLREDRVSDGKIQQDVLRNACVTEEENFVAPPGNIPLEQEPRK